Within Lolium rigidum isolate FL_2022 chromosome 5, APGP_CSIRO_Lrig_0.1, whole genome shotgun sequence, the genomic segment ACTGTACGGGTACTGCAGACGAGCCACGCCCCTAACCTAGACCTAAGAATAAGATTTATTAGTTATTATACTACAAATAGATTAAAAAGGTGTACTAGTATAAAATTAAGATGGTCGGTCGACGCATGAAAAGACTAAATTAAGCAGCTAGGATTTCGCTCCACCACTCGTTAGTTTGCATTCCCACAAATGCAGCTAGCTAGCGGTCGGTTCATTTCGTTTGTGTATATAGGAGACAAATTAGTAAGGCCGATCGTGTACGGAGGGAGGTCAAGATGATGACGGCGACGATAACAATGAGGTTTGCTGTCGTAGGCGCGGTGGCGTTGCTGCTCGTCGGCGGATGCACCGCCGACAACTGCTTCTTCGTGGAGGGGGAGGTGTACTGCGACACGTGCCGCGCTGGGTTCGTGACGAACGTCACCACCCCGATCCAGGGCGCCAAGGTGCGGCTCGAGTGCCGCCACTTCAtgaccgccgccggcaccgtcgaGAGGTCCGCCGAGAACGTCACCGACGCCGCCGGCAACTACAAGATCGAGCTCAAGGACAACCGCGGCAGCGAGGAGGTGTGCGCCGTGAGGCTCCTCAGCAGCCCCGTGCCTGGGTGCACGGAGATCGACAAGGGCCGCGACAGCGCCCCCGTGACGCTTGTCGACGCCGGGCTCGCCACCAAGGTGCGACGGGCCAGCGCGCTCGGGTTCCTCAAGGCGGAGCCGCTCCCCAACTGCGGAAAGATCCTAAGCGACCTCGCGCTCGGCTCCGGACCTAGCTACTGATCCATATGCATGTGCTGCGCTAATTTGATTTGATCTAACATGGCTACtacaacataattaataatctttaATAATTGTTGTCTGtgttgaaatatttacttgggttGATCAATGTTTTTCTGTGTCTCGTGGATCATTGTACAGTTTCATTATTAGTTTTACGTCCGATATGTTGCACTGGACCTTTCCCATAATTATTATGCCCCCTATGATATTCCTCTGTATATGGTGATTCATTATTTTCCGAAGATATTCTTCTCGATATTCATCTCTATCTTGCATTATCCTCCGGATAGATACTAATTCTTGTTAAAGAAAACTAATTTCAATTTGTGTACCTATAAATAATTGGGTCACGTTTTCCTTGTTTATTCTATTTTTGTGGATGTCCCTGCTGGGGAAATATCTATTTAGTTGTGTTCGACTATTTTTTTTGGTTCGATTGAAAATGAAGTCTTAGATAGAAGACTTTTGCCATCCCTCCTATAGAAACGAAGTCTCTGTGTATGCAATTAGAACATATGATAACAAATCTATTTCGTCGACTCTCGTGTTCAGATGTTCACAAAAGTTGGAGTGGAAGTTCAAACAACCTAGGAAAATGAAGCGTCGGAGAACATTGGCACCACCTGATGTCTAAACATAGCGACACGCTGACTTCTCCAGACACGAATAAGTACTCTCCAAGCATCATATatgagatactccctccgttcctatatataaATCATACAAGCTAGGTTTTGAAGAAATTTCTGAAATATAGGTTGTATTGTGTTGCACCACTTGTTTGGATTTTTTAGGGATTTGATTACGTTTCCTTATCTTATGGGTAATCCTGTCCAAACCATGTGTAATTTCTCTCCATATGCATTCTTTAATTTTAGTGTCAAACCTTATATGGTCTATATCTAGGAACTGAGGGAGTACTATGTAaagaatagaaaaatcaaatatggtCACTCACTTCGCAAATATATATGTTCCGTCTACAATCCTCTACATTAATATTTGTACCTTACGTATTTGTGGTTATATCTAAATATGGTGCGCTATAAATTTCCATGGTTATCCATTCTTCTGCTATGATATTGTTCTAAATCTTCTATATCTTGCAATATCCCACAATATTGTAAAAACACCTTACTTTACCATGTGGACCTTTCACCAAAATATTCTATAAACAAATATTTTTGTCATCGTGATGGCTGAAGAACCGTCTAGAATATTTTCAAGCATGCATTTCCCATTATCAACATAAAACAATAACACATCATATTTGAAACCTTATATATTGTTATTATTATATATAATGCGGAAAGATCCTGACCGACCTTGTGCTCAGCATGAGACTCGGTTACTACTTACTCCCTctgttctgaaatagtctacattctagccttaaaatttattctgaaatactctacattctagcttttagtcaacaacaacactaaaAACGAAGTGGTTTTACTCTCTTTATTGGTtattgttattttcaatgtagcttggattggttgtttgcatatctaagtagtactaataaatgcaatactagtttgtctcattttttctagaatgtagactaaatcagaacggagggagtactagtcaTGTTTAACTTGCCTTTCAAATTCGTTTCTAATTTTTGGGCATAGCTGTGTATTAAGTAAGAATAAGTGTTCTCGTTACAAAGAATGATATCTTTGGCAATCGTGGGTCCATTATCTTTAAGATATAAATTTCATTACATATGGATAACATTGTCACCCGTTAGCAAAAATCCTGCACAATCATCGTTCAAACAGACTATTAAAACACAATCTATTTAGGAAAAGTTTCCTAGATGTGAATACATCTTCCTCAACGATCTGAAAGCATCAACTGAGCAGCACAAATTGACGACCTCGCAACCGATCTGCACGTTATCATCCGAGCGGCATAAGTTGACGACCTCGTGACCGATCTGAATTGCATTATCCGATGGCACAAGTTGACGACCTCTCAGCCGATCTGAAAGAGATGAGATTGATTACACAAGAGAAAGAAGTGGATGAAGCGCGAAGAACATGAGGGATGAAGAACATACATGTAGGACAAGCACGTCGATGGAGGACTCTGGTGGGGGACTCCGGTGCCGGCATGTCTTGAGCATATCGAGCGGTAACGGCGAAGTGGGACATATGGGGATAGGGTGTGGTTCGTAGTGGATACATTGGAGTGCTGCAATATCAAGGGTTTCATAAATAGGGAACTGCTGTGAGATCCAGATTCTGTAATAAAGAGAGGGAACTGCTGTGAGATCCAGATTCCTAACAATGGCAGCACATATATTTGTTCCCTTAGTGAATTATATTTG encodes:
- the LOC124657647 gene encoding pollen-specific protein C13-like, yielding MRFAVVGAVALLLVGGCTADNCFFVEGEVYCDTCRAGFVTNVTTPIQGAKVRLECRHFMTAAGTVERSAENVTDAAGNYKIELKDNRGSEEVCAVRLLSSPVPGCTEIDKGRDSAPVTLVDAGLATKVRRASALGFLKAEPLPNCGKILSDLALGSGPSY